A stretch of Phoenix dactylifera cultivar Barhee BC4 chromosome 16, palm_55x_up_171113_PBpolish2nd_filt_p, whole genome shotgun sequence DNA encodes these proteins:
- the LOC103709141 gene encoding DNA polymerase kappa isoform X3: protein MEIGRGSPITRPTPTPKQVANKKILELEASRDLSKIWLHIDMDAFYAAVETLENPSLKGKPMAVGSMSMICTANYEARKFGVRAAMPGFIAHKLCPDLVFVPTNFEKYTYYSELTRKVFRRYDPDFIAASLDEAYLNITESCNERGLSSEEVAAELRNNIYEETGLTCSVGVAPNRLLAKVCSDINKPNGQYILPNDRKAVTTFISSLPIRKIGGIGKVTETILKDVLGINTCEELLQKGAFLCALFSHCSTDFFLSVGLGLGRTDTPEQKLRKSISSERTFSATGDEPMLLQKLADIAETLSNDMQKECLWGRTLTLKLKTASFEVRTRAVSLQKFIQSKEEIQTYASKVLKAELPLSLRLMGLRMSQFRDDKCSPRDPMQKTLASFVISGNVTASATCVNKSSISEFSDEHQICDAQTDLSVHRESSASNDNKISLSYETNDVLASNQLSCGLKFASTSNADGIENMGNGCSEKCDSVETKNEMISNFSGHKTVAASSQKVELSWVDGYICSVCGIEMPPSFIEERQEHSDYHLAEMLQEEESVYGTGHLTQERSVRKALQAKENARKKLKSSPNKGRHIPIDAFFIKGKKNL, encoded by the exons GTggctaataaaaaaattttggagCTGGAAGCTTCACGTGACCTTTCAAAGATATGGCTGCACATTGACATGGATGCTTTCTATGCTGCTGTTGAGACATTAGAGAATCCATCTTTGAAGGGAAAACCTATGGCAGTAGGTAGCATGTCTATGATATGCACTGCAAATTATGAG GCACGGAAATTTGGGGTTCGTGCTGCGATGCCTGGTTTCATTGCACATAAATTATGTCCAGACTTGGTTTTTGTTCCTACCAATTTCGAGAAATATACTTATTACAGTGAACTAACAAGAAAAG TTTTCAGAAGATATGACCCTGACTTCATCGCAGCTAGTTTGGATGAAGCATACCTAAATATAACTGAATCCTGCAATGAAAGAGGTCTTAGCAGTGAAGAA GTTGCTGCTGAACTCAGGAATAATATTTATGAGGAGACTGGTCTCACATGTAGTGTTGGAGTGGCGCCTAACCGCTTGCTTGCCAAG GTTTGTTCAGATATTAACAAACCTAATGGGCAATACATCTTACCAAATGACCGGAAGGCTGTGACGACCTTTATATCTTCACTACCTATAAGAAAG ATAGGGGGAATTGGTAAGGTGACTGAAACCATTTTAAAGGATGTACTTGGAATCAACACTTGTGAGGAGTTGCTGCAAAAGGGTGCATTCCTGTGTGCGCTGTTTTCTCATTGTTCAACTG ACTTTTTTCTTTCAGTTGGACTTGGCTTAGGAAGAACAGATACTCCTGAACAAAAGTTGCGTAAGAGTATTAGCAGTGAGAGAACATTTTCTGCCACTGGAGATGAACCAATGCTTTTACAGAAATTGG CGGATATTGCAGAAACATTATCAAATGACATGCAGAAGGAATGTCTTTGGGGACGAACTTTGACACTAAAATTGAAGACAGCATCTTTTGag GTTAGAACTAGAGCAGTATCACTGCAGAAATTTATTCAATCAAAGGAGGAAATCCAAACTTATGCTTCCAAGGTGTTAAAGGCAGAACTTCCTCTTTCTTTGAGGTTGATGG GCCTGCGCATGTCACAGTTTCGTGATGACAAATGCAGTCCTCGTGATCCCATGCAGAAGACCCTTGCAAGTTTTGTCATCTCAGGAAATGTTACAGCAAGTGCTACATGTGTCAACAAATCAAGTATTTCTGAGTTCAGTGATGAGCATCAAATATGTGATGCACAAACTGATCTTTCAGTTCATCGTGAGAGCTCTGCCTCAAATGATAATAAAATCTCTCTTTCATATGAAACAAATGATGTACTTGCATCCAACCAGCTGTCTTGTGGACTCAAGTTTGCCTCCACCAGTAATGCAGATGGAATAGAAAATATGGGTAATGGGTGCTCAGAGAAG TGTGATAGTGTAGAGACAAAAAATGAGATGATTAGCAACTTCTCTGGCCATAAAACAGTAGCTGCATCCAGTCAAAAGGTAGAACTTTCATGGGTAGATGGCTATATTTGCTCTGTTTGTGGGATTGAAATGCCTCCAAGTTTCATCGAGGAGAGGCAAGAACATTCAGATTATCATCTAGCTGAGATGCTTCAGGAGGAGGAATCTGTGTATGGCACAGGACACCTTACACAGGAGAG GTCAGTGCGAAAGGCACTGCAAGCTAAAGAAAATGCTCGGAAGAAGCTGAAGTCTTCCCCAAACAAGGGAAGGCATATCCCCATTGATGCCTTCTTTATCAAGGGCAAGAAAAATTTGTAG
- the LOC103709182 gene encoding LOW QUALITY PROTEIN: uncharacterized protein LOC103709182 (The sequence of the model RefSeq protein was modified relative to this genomic sequence to represent the inferred CDS: inserted 1 base in 1 codon) gives MGKRLRSSSSSSSSSSSSAEDLLSSAPSLPKSALKSLIFSIFPSSXLSSSLPPSLLLSVSRSLAAFKSSLHSSSPSAAARPSLSPPSKRSRRSSRHRRSPAAGPAGSSSETLDHLKNLRAYAYIAHLCISHPKKLFSPADLLPAAQSLHDGLVLYEMDPALLSQVATLCEEWWKEKLPGRENLIPQSLPFLLSRSLTQGKKADVRRVCALRDAFLLFDYVDESIEDLRLLLIRCVITPVYLKTEEGRRFVAFILGLNGQLTKDALALMRSQIPFGKKSVLEAYADILFRAWKGSEVSLREEIEDGFLQGLVEGAIHASSKSLAASIRRVLGGFIEQRATAGVEKLLFRLVEPLLFRSLQVANSNVRQNALHLLLDMFPLEDPDVTKEVKDALLDKQFFLLDKLLLDDCPEVRTVAVEGSCRILNLFWEVIPSSMITKFLANIIDNMSHDMCNEIRLSTVNGIIYLLDNPQSHEIMKILLPRLGCMLSDPVISVRVAVVDLLLAIRDIRTFQFNKVVSLDALLSSLANDHSRVAQKITRLLIPSYFPSKLNLKEACSRCISLIKRSPTAGARFCEFALSEGSSSRSLMELLRIFTSLALSPKGLDLDQIDGLLIASANICKSLSSELSTKATLNQLLSAEKLKGLFAAAFSEQAQAALLSIASVVSLDNLVGLHDHCMTIIVNSVGLSENLQKQEVVQAAHKLMFSCGRFDELFEVLTNKLQEIASKFLNKFGLEAVSSMKKKKANISLKTSKGTSCANEKRSSNSVMSNFEEEFSVAAAAAWQVKKLLTSDDTRNNVLKSPNLEIAFSALRIISQVCIEQCVYRELFDIAPVFAYTAFAIYMSLQNVDSTVANNLSHESSLRQTSSSPEQVLFDNSLKHLLNCADKLFCESVNENYSDQPSKSNHKEKVAVRRKSKRKAALDGTSIPTKGAELKTDIPKARRLQNMMKLVTSILQFIVDAATMSLVNQNQGRCLMFASSYARHVVSAIGRHRQQKAPLKDDDLKEILTYLKSSFTYAAKLLHLVLRDSSETSAPPPEAFYLANDLLDLVTSIESYPGLSYAIHIASVAKPWLPVLILGLGCNKLIKVTEKGGASNLGDIIGLNFPVWLSVLGKTELYAVNETGQDVEGNHLPTLEASVFRKLIERLVILLKKGSPEILDAVGCVFLAGLEVGLEKADFDLVLGLLHFTCVKLLDKENACLEELKLMSSSLQEIYLKIERDLQGHHSIDDGRHQLESARTLIRSVLTHSR, from the exons ATGGGGAAGCGTCTccgttcctcctcctcctcctcctcctcctcctcctcctctgccgAGGACCTCCTCTCCTCCGCCCCCTCCCTTCCCAAATCCGCCCTCAAATCCCTAATCTTCTCCATCTTCCcatcct ccctctcctcctccctccccccctccctccttctctccgTCTCCCGCTCTCTCGCCGCCTTCAAGTCCTCCCTccactcctcctccccctccgccgccgcccgccCCTCCCTCTCACCCCCCTCCAAGCGCTCCCGCCGCTCCTCCCGCCACCGCCGATCTCCTGCCGCCGGCCCTGCCGGCTCATCCTCTGAAACCTTGGACCACCTCAAGAACCTCCGCGCCTACGCCTACATCGCCCACCTCTGCATCTCCCATCCAAAGAAACTCTTTTCGCCTGCCGATCTCCTCCCGGCCGCCCAGTCCCTCCACGATGGTCTCGTCCTCTACGAGATGGACCCCGCCCTCCTCTCCCAGGTTGCCACCCTCTGCGAGGAGTGGTGGAAGGAAAAGCTCCCCGGGAGGGAGAATTTGATCCCTCAGTCTCTCCCTTTCTTGCTCTCGAGGTCGCTGACGCAGGGCAAGAAGGCTGATGTTCGAAGGGTTTGCGCTCTCCGGGATGCCTTCTTGCTGTTCGATTATGTGGATGAGAGCATTGAGGACTTGAGGCTTCTCCTCATCCGCTGCGTCATCACGCCGGTGTATTTGAAGACGGAGGAGGGACGGCGGTTTGTCGCTTTCATTCTGGGGTTGAATGGGCAGCTCACGAAGGACGCTCTTGCCTTGATGAGGTCTCAGATTCCTTTCGGGAAGAAGTCGGTGCTGGAAGCTTATGCTGATATCCTTTTCAGGGCGTGGAAGGGCTCGGAGGTTTCGTTGAGGGAGGAAATTGAGGATGGTTTCCTGCAGGGACTGGTTGAAGGAGCTATTCATGCAAGTTCCAAATCGCTTGCAGCCTCTATCCGGAGGGTTTTGGGTGGTTTTATTGAGCAGAGAGCGACTGCTGGTGTTGAGAAGCTCCTCTTCCGTCTTGTAGAGCCTTTGCTGTTTCGATCACTGCAG GTTGCCAACTCCAATGTTCGTCAAAATGCATTGCATCTGCTCTTAGATATGTTCCCACTTGAAGATCCAGATGTCACAAAAGAGGTTAAAGATGCCTTGCTTGATAAACAATTCTTTttattagataaattgcttctaGATGACTGTCCCGAAGTGAGGACAGTTGCAGTTGAGGGTTCTTGTCGCATTCTTAATCTATTTTGGGAAGTTATTCCTTCATCAATGATAACCAAGTTTTTGGCCAACATTATTGATAATATGTCACATGATATGTGCAATGAGATAAGGTTGTCAACAGTGAATGGTATCATATATTTGCTTGACAATCCACAAAGCCATGAAATAATGAAAATTCTCCTCCCAAGATTGGGTTGCATGCTTTCGGATCCCGTAATCTCTGTTCGAGTGGCTGTTGTTGATCTCCTTTTAGCCATTCGAGATATCCGTACTTTCCAATTCAATAAG GTAGTGAGTTTAGATGCTTTATTATCTTCACTCGCAAACGATCACTCACGTGTTGCTCAAAAAATCACAAGGCTTCTAATTCCATCTTACTTTCCTTCAAAGTTGAATTTGAAGGAGGCATGTAGTCGCTGCATTTCGCTCATAAAAAGGTCTCCAACTGCTGGGGCAAGGTTCTGTGAATTTGCTTTGTCAGAGGGATCATCCTCAAGGTCTCTCATGGAACTTCTCAGAATCTTTACCAGTCTAGCTCTTTCGCCTAAGGGTCTTGATCTAGATCAGATTGATGGCTTACTGATTGCTTCAGCCAATATATGCAAGAGTTTGTCAAGTGAGTTGTCTACTAAAGCAACTCTCAATCAGTTGTTGTCAGCTGAGAAGTTGAAGGGTTTGTTTGCTGCAGCATTTTCTGAGCAAGCCCAGGCTGCTCTCTTAAGCATCGCTTCTGTTGTTTCTCTAGATAATTTGGTGGGACTACATGATCATTGTATGACTATTATAGTGAACTCAGTTGGGCTATCTGAGAATCTACAGAAGCAAGAAGTAGTACAGGCAGCTCACAAGTTGATGTTTTCTTGTGGTCGGTTTGATGAATTGTTTGAAGTGTTGACAAATAAATTGCAAGAAATTGCTTCGAAGTTTCTTAACAAATTTGGATTGGAAGCTGTGTCATctatgaagaagaagaaagcaaacATATCCCTGAAAACTTCAAAGGGAACAAGTTGTGCAAATGAAAAAAGATCATCAAATTCTGTCATGTCAAATTTTGAGGAAGAATTTTCTGTTGCTGCTGCAGCAGCATGGCAAGTGAAAAAACTGCTTACCAGTGACGATACTCGAAATAATGTGCTAAAATCTCCAAATCTAGAAATAGCATTTTCTGCTCTGAGAATCATTTCTCAGGTATGTATTGAACAATGTGTGTACCGTGAGCTCTTCGACATAGCACCTGTCTTTGCCTATACAGCTTTTGCAATATACATGTCACTTCAAAACGTCGACTCCACTGTTGCCAACAATCTTAGTCATGAAAGTAGCTTACGCCAAACAAGCTCATCTCCAGAA CAGGTATTATTTGACAATTCATTGAAGCACCTACTCAACTGTGCTGATAAACTCTTTTGTGAATCTGTTAATGAAAATTATAGTGATCAGCCCTCCAAGTCCAATCATAAAGAGAAAGTTGCAGTGCGCCGCAAATCCAAGCGGAAAGCAGCTCTAGATGGCACATCAATCCCAACCAAAG GTGCTGAACTCAAAACTGATATTCCCAAAGCTAGAAGGCTACAAAATATGATGAAATTGGTCACATCAATTCTTCAGTTTATTGTTGATGCTGCAACCATGAGCCTTGTTAACCAAAACCAAGGAAGGTGTTTAATGTTTGCATCATCTTATGCTAGACATGTTGTCTCAGCCATTGGAAGGCATCGACAGCAAAAGGCACCATTAAAGGATGATGATCTAAAAGAGATACTTACATATCTAAAAAGCTCCTTCACTTATGCAGCCAAGTTACTCCATTTGGTGCTCAGAGACTCTAGCGAAACTTCAGCACCACCACCGGAAGCATTCTACCTTGCCAATGATCTTCTTGACCTTGTCACATCCATCGAATCATATCCAGGCTTAAGTTATGCAATCCATATTGCTTCTGTTGCCAAGCCATGGCTGCCTGTTCTTATACTAGGTTTAGGCTGCAACAAACTGATTAAGGTAACAGAGAAAGGTGGCGCTTCAAACTTAGGTGATATTATTGGGCTTAATTTTCCAGTATGGCTTTCTGTTCTGGGAAAGACTGAGTTATATGCAGTTAACGAAACTGGACAAGATGTGGAGGGCAATCATCTTCCTACATTGGAGGCTTCAGTATTTAGAAAGCTTATAGAGAGGTTGGTGATCCTGCTAAAGAAGGGAAGCCCAGAAATATTGGATGCTGTAGGCTGTGTCTTCTTGGCAGGTCTGGAGGTTGGGCTGGAAAAGGCAGACTTTGACTTGGTCTTAGGCCTGCTCCATTTTACATGTGTGAAGTTGTTGGATAAAGAAAATGCTTGCTTGGAAGAACTTAAACTTATGTCCAGCTCTTTACAAGAGATCTATCTAAAGATAGAGAGAGACCTTCAGGGCCATCACAGCATTGATGATGGAAGGCACCAGTTAGAAAGTGCCAGAACCCTAATCAGATCTGTTTTGACTCATTCTAGATGA